A window of Proteus columbae contains these coding sequences:
- a CDS encoding terminase — MKPEHLALLRDKLWRLNHLYWITNKEGKPVRFKMTPEQLEYFEGMHTRNIILKARQLGFTTEVCIIQLDAALFEAAKCALIAHTLNDAKRLFREKIKYAYEKLPDEIKAANPASNDASGELVFSKGGSLYISTSFRGGTLRYLHVSEFGKICAKYPEKAREIVTGAFEAVSSDCFTTIESIAEGRAGYFFDYCQSAEKAQIQSKALSNLDWKFFFFSWWKNPEYSIDLVEQLPQRLVDYFDEISSKHGVQLNERQKAWYYAKEKTLGDDMKREYPSIPSEAFQQSVEGAYYAKQFRFLYENKRIGTLPDNSHLPVHTYWDIGVGDSTSIWFIREVGEEFHVIDHYSNSGEGLRHYMKVLKDKGYTYASHNGPHDIDNREFGSDAKSRRELAREGYEIDGQIYSIRFDVVPKLSIDEGIEAVREILPLCVFDEHKCSEGIAHLEAYRKEWDDKRGCWKDKPLHDYTSHDADGFRYFAVSRRNTKRLTKKIEFNWN; from the coding sequence ATGAAGCCAGAACATCTTGCATTATTAAGAGATAAGCTCTGGCGATTGAACCATCTCTACTGGATAACCAATAAAGAAGGTAAACCAGTTCGATTTAAAATGACGCCTGAGCAGCTTGAATACTTCGAAGGAATGCACACGCGAAACATTATCCTTAAAGCACGTCAGCTTGGCTTCACGACTGAGGTCTGCATTATCCAATTGGATGCAGCGCTATTTGAGGCGGCTAAATGTGCATTGATAGCCCACACGCTAAACGATGCTAAGCGACTATTCAGGGAAAAGATAAAATACGCTTACGAAAAACTACCTGATGAAATTAAGGCTGCAAATCCCGCGAGTAATGATGCGTCTGGTGAATTGGTGTTTAGCAAAGGCGGGTCACTTTATATCAGCACATCATTTCGTGGCGGCACACTCCGATATTTGCACGTTTCTGAGTTCGGCAAGATATGCGCTAAGTATCCAGAGAAAGCTCGTGAGATTGTCACTGGTGCATTTGAGGCGGTATCAAGCGATTGTTTCACGACAATTGAAAGTATAGCAGAAGGTCGAGCAGGTTATTTCTTCGATTATTGTCAGTCTGCTGAGAAAGCGCAAATTCAGAGCAAGGCTCTCTCTAACCTAGACTGGAAATTCTTTTTCTTCTCATGGTGGAAGAATCCTGAATACTCCATTGATCTTGTGGAACAATTACCGCAACGATTAGTTGACTACTTCGATGAAATATCAAGTAAACATGGCGTTCAATTAAACGAGCGTCAGAAAGCATGGTATTACGCCAAAGAGAAAACACTCGGCGACGATATGAAGCGGGAATATCCGTCAATACCGTCTGAAGCATTTCAGCAATCTGTTGAAGGCGCTTACTATGCCAAGCAATTCCGCTTCCTGTACGAAAATAAACGCATTGGCACACTTCCTGATAACTCGCATCTACCGGTTCATACGTACTGGGATATCGGTGTGGGGGACTCAACATCAATCTGGTTTATCCGTGAAGTAGGCGAAGAGTTTCATGTCATAGACCATTACTCAAATAGTGGTGAAGGCCTGCGACACTACATGAAAGTGCTGAAAGACAAAGGCTACACATATGCAAGTCACAATGGCCCTCATGATATCGATAACCGTGAGTTTGGTTCTGATGCGAAATCTCGGCGTGAATTAGCGCGTGAAGGGTACGAAATCGACGGACAAATTTACTCAATCCGATTTGACGTAGTGCCGAAACTTTCCATTGATGAGGGTATCGAGGCTGTGCGTGAAATCCTGCCACTTTGCGTGTTCGATGAGCACAAATGTAGTGAAGGTATTGCTCACCTTGAAGCGTACCGCAAAGAGTGGGATGACAAGCGAGGGTGCTGGAAAGATAAGCCACTTCATGATTACACATCTCATGATGCTGACGGATTTAGGTATTTTGCAGTGAGTCGAAGAAATACTAAACGGTTGACTAAGAAAATAGAATTTAACTGGAACTAA
- a CDS encoding DUF4236 domain-containing protein encodes MGFKFRKRIKIAPGIHINVGKTGVSTSIGKRGSTINIGKNGTKATFGLPGTGLSYSTKLSGKTNRKPKTKLERLISFFIYIVLFLVIYSFLK; translated from the coding sequence ATGGGATTTAAATTTAGAAAGAGAATTAAAATTGCTCCCGGTATTCACATTAATGTAGGAAAGACTGGAGTTAGCACTTCTATTGGGAAAAGAGGATCAACAATTAATATTGGTAAAAATGGAACAAAGGCTACATTTGGCTTACCAGGGACAGGATTATCCTACTCGACAAAACTATCAGGAAAGACGAATAGAAAACCCAAAACTAAGCTAGAAAGATTAATTAGCTTCTTTATTTATATTGTGCTTTTTTTAGTTATTTATAGTTTCTTAAAATAA
- a CDS encoding HK97 gp10 family phage protein, translating to MGAKVKGIGNAISNLNSLVGSIASKKIARAMHRALDIGGRQAAIYTPIDTKTLINSQFRDVKVKGTLFTSRVGYSASYAVFVHDPNVNQSFRRPTAKKEFLLKGFEETKQMIDKAVAEEFKI from the coding sequence ATGGGAGCAAAAGTAAAAGGAATAGGTAATGCGATATCTAACTTAAACTCTCTGGTTGGAAGTATAGCATCAAAAAAGATAGCTCGAGCCATGCATAGAGCGCTAGATATTGGTGGTAGGCAAGCTGCTATATACACACCCATTGACACTAAAACGCTCATTAACTCACAATTTAGAGATGTAAAAGTAAAAGGCACACTATTTACTAGTCGCGTTGGTTATTCTGCTTCGTATGCTGTTTTCGTTCATGATCCTAATGTTAATCAAAGTTTCCGTAGACCTACCGCTAAGAAAGAATTCCTCCTGAAAGGATTTGAGGAAACGAAACAAATGATTGATAAGGCTGTTGCTGAGGAGTTTAAGATATGA
- a CDS encoding phage tail termination protein — protein sequence MTTFERLKNYFSESGLSDGLIKQDYIWNEKEGNDSDSYIVFQQQNGTGRIDDLSGDDFFTISLISGKAWIEFIVQRANEILEYVRCHSRSHDIGFIINTSGFVNPIQTTEGRFIIPLSFRCTS from the coding sequence ATGACGACCTTTGAGCGACTGAAAAACTATTTTTCTGAATCAGGTTTATCAGATGGTCTCATTAAGCAGGATTATATTTGGAATGAAAAAGAAGGTAATGATTCGGACTCATACATCGTATTTCAGCAACAAAATGGAACTGGACGTATAGATGATCTAAGTGGTGATGATTTTTTTACCATCTCACTCATATCTGGTAAGGCGTGGATTGAGTTTATTGTTCAGCGAGCTAACGAAATACTGGAGTATGTAAGGTGTCACTCTAGAAGCCATGACATTGGTTTCATTATCAATACATCTGGTTTTGTTAATCCAATTCAAACAACAGAAGGCAGGTTTATCATCCCACTTTCTTTCCGCTGTACATCTTAA
- a CDS encoding DUF4055 domain-containing protein, producing the protein MNTNVDYKHPAYNEFLPEWDMIGDCVDGERVVKSKKEKYLPHPADNKDEDDKGNERYKRYLARASFLNATGRTLSGLLGIAFSKPVKISVSGGVEYLETDIDGQGQPLTQMIRDALSQNLQRGRAGLLSDFSGAGIQSEANKGRPYVRLFTAKEIINWRVTNGKTSLVVLKYQEPVDTDDFELQMQNNWIELRLINDVAHSRRWYEDGDIKVTDWVVLSDAIGSPLNELPWSWIGSMNNDHTPDSPPLADIAYVNIKHYQAEADIAESAHTVGQPMVALTGLTDDWVEKHMSDGFTVGSRKGVLLPQGGDMKFAQPEDRNIQITLAERREKQMAMLGAKLVERGTSARTATQAQDEAQTDNSVLSLCAGNVEQAFNRALDFCIQFAGGGEASIQLNKVYDIAKLDSPTITALLVALQSGSMRLIDFVKYLQSINIISQDERAEDVVDELELTRGANMLGV; encoded by the coding sequence ATGAATACAAACGTTGATTATAAGCATCCAGCTTACAATGAGTTTTTGCCTGAATGGGACATGATTGGCGATTGTGTTGATGGCGAACGAGTTGTTAAAAGTAAGAAAGAGAAATACCTCCCTCATCCGGCAGATAACAAAGATGAAGATGATAAGGGTAATGAGCGTTATAAGCGCTATTTAGCTAGAGCATCCTTTCTGAATGCCACGGGTAGGACACTTAGTGGTTTACTTGGTATTGCTTTCAGTAAGCCAGTAAAGATTAGTGTTAGCGGTGGTGTCGAGTATTTAGAAACTGACATAGACGGTCAAGGCCAGCCACTAACCCAAATGATAAGGGATGCGTTATCGCAAAACTTACAGCGTGGTCGAGCTGGTCTATTAAGTGATTTTAGCGGAGCAGGGATTCAGTCAGAAGCTAATAAGGGACGCCCTTATGTTCGATTGTTCACAGCAAAAGAAATCATCAACTGGCGTGTAACGAATGGGAAAACATCCCTCGTTGTCCTCAAATATCAAGAGCCAGTAGATACAGATGATTTTGAACTGCAAATGCAGAATAACTGGATTGAATTAAGGCTTATTAATGATGTCGCTCATTCTCGTCGTTGGTATGAAGATGGAGACATAAAGGTTACAGATTGGGTTGTATTGAGTGATGCGATTGGCAGTCCATTAAATGAGTTGCCATGGTCATGGATTGGCTCAATGAATAATGATCACACTCCTGATTCTCCACCTCTTGCTGATATAGCATACGTGAATATCAAACATTATCAGGCTGAGGCTGATATAGCAGAATCGGCACATACTGTCGGTCAACCAATGGTTGCATTAACAGGTCTTACAGATGACTGGGTTGAGAAACATATGTCTGATGGATTTACTGTTGGCTCCCGTAAAGGGGTATTGCTACCACAAGGTGGTGACATGAAGTTTGCACAGCCCGAAGATAGAAATATTCAAATCACTCTAGCTGAACGTAGAGAGAAGCAAATGGCAATGCTAGGCGCTAAGTTAGTTGAACGAGGAACGTCAGCAAGAACTGCTACACAGGCACAGGATGAGGCACAAACAGATAATTCAGTGCTGTCATTGTGTGCGGGTAATGTTGAGCAAGCATTTAACCGAGCACTTGATTTTTGTATCCAGTTTGCGGGTGGTGGCGAAGCGTCAATACAACTGAATAAAGTTTATGATATAGCTAAGCTAGATTCACCAACGATTACAGCGTTATTGGTTGCGTTGCAATCAGGATCTATGCGATTGATTGATTTTGTTAAGTACTTGCAAAGTATCAATATCATTTCTCAAGACGAGAGGGCTGAGGATGTTGTTGATGAACTGGAATTAACGAGAGGGGCAAATATGTTGGGAGTGTGA
- a CDS encoding Ig-like domain-containing protein — MAQCPEDKGLVMGNAGILRIAKGCSNQSPSQIQFLRLGALTSKSTDFGMETVTSNADDTKGLAESIVTGADVTISFDGELKKAGVAGSTSAFDIAKEILDEIKAGRQPSYWVQLDMKGDGSDVIQGYMTFTSWSMEFPTKEISTYSGELKVADAETVEWLQEEIVVESVAVEPATLSVKVGETKTFTVKFTPTDATNKNYTAVSDKTNFATVTQLANVVTVRGIAEGTANVTVKSEDGSKTAKCVVTVTAA, encoded by the coding sequence ATGGCACAATGCCCTGAAGATAAAGGCCTAGTGATGGGTAACGCAGGTATTCTGCGCATTGCAAAAGGCTGTTCAAATCAATCACCATCTCAGATTCAATTTTTGCGACTAGGTGCATTAACAAGTAAATCGACAGACTTCGGTATGGAAACTGTCACGTCCAATGCCGATGATACAAAAGGCTTAGCAGAATCTATCGTCACTGGCGCTGACGTAACTATCAGTTTCGATGGTGAGCTCAAAAAAGCAGGTGTTGCAGGTTCAACTTCTGCTTTCGACATCGCTAAAGAGATTCTTGATGAAATTAAGGCTGGTCGTCAGCCTTCATATTGGGTTCAGCTCGACATGAAAGGCGACGGTAGTGATGTTATTCAGGGATACATGACCTTCACATCATGGTCAATGGAATTTCCAACAAAAGAAATCTCCACTTACTCAGGTGAACTGAAAGTTGCTGATGCAGAAACGGTTGAATGGCTACAAGAAGAAATCGTTGTTGAAAGTGTCGCAGTCGAACCAGCTACTCTGTCTGTAAAAGTGGGTGAAACTAAGACATTTACTGTCAAATTTACACCAACCGATGCAACTAACAAAAACTACACCGCTGTGAGCGATAAGACAAACTTTGCAACAGTTACCCAACTTGCGAATGTGGTTACTGTACGTGGTATTGCCGAAGGTACCGCAAACGTTACTGTCAAATCCGAAGATGGTAGTAAAACAGCCAAATGCGTGGTTACTGTTACCGCTGCTTAA
- a CDS encoding lysis protein, protein MKYGKLYAVIAMVGIIVGSYWVINWQANRINLLVETNKELTIALEEQRSINTDYQARIMRLNQLDIQYIQELANAKNEISRLRDISEHHPERVYIKAECPKNKTTPATRLAYATTARPTDTAIRNYWLLRERIAESEQMIKGLQDYIRVECVN, encoded by the coding sequence ATGAAATACGGGAAACTCTATGCCGTCATTGCGATGGTAGGCATCATTGTGGGTAGTTATTGGGTGATTAACTGGCAAGCTAACAGAATTAATCTATTAGTAGAAACAAACAAAGAACTAACGATTGCTCTCGAAGAACAGAGGTCTATTAATACTGATTATCAAGCACGCATAATGCGATTAAATCAGTTGGATATTCAATATATACAGGAGTTAGCGAATGCCAAGAATGAAATTAGTCGCTTGCGTGATATTAGTGAGCATCATCCTGAGCGGGTGTATATCAAAGCCGAGTGCCCAAAAAACAAAACCACTCCCGCCACCCGCTTGGCTTATGCAACCACCGCCCGACCTACTGACACCGCTATCCGAAATTATTGGTTACTCCGAGAACGAATTGCAGAGTCAGAACAGATGATTAAAGGGTTGCAGGATTACATTAGAGTGGAGTGTGTGAACTAA
- a CDS encoding DUF7370 family protein encodes MSIVITVEQVNEQLEVMGFEATSLVISSAISIVDTIDTCLDNAGYSDAVVTLIKLYSVILILSSADVRKISSEHAPSGASVSYQYFADGRKTLLKTLSSLDPSGCTDSLPIERPVGIVQFDVVRG; translated from the coding sequence ATGTCTATTGTGATTACGGTTGAGCAAGTTAATGAGCAATTAGAGGTGATGGGGTTTGAGGCAACAAGCCTTGTTATAAGCTCTGCCATATCTATTGTGGATACTATTGATACTTGCCTTGATAACGCAGGATATTCAGATGCAGTTGTTACTTTAATTAAGCTGTATTCGGTTATCCTCATATTATCATCTGCTGATGTTAGAAAAATATCCTCAGAGCACGCACCTTCTGGCGCTTCTGTTTCATATCAGTATTTTGCTGATGGTAGAAAAACATTGTTAAAAACGCTGTCTTCTCTGGACCCCTCTGGATGTACCGATAGCTTACCTATTGAACGACCTGTTGGCATTGTTCAGTTTGATGTGGTTCGGGGGTGA
- a CDS encoding LexA family protein, which produces MNIDDNFKNRIQLVRQSLGLTQGDLADKVGVVRRQIAAYEAGDSKPRINVLNNLAATLGATAEWLAQGIGESPEIGRVRSTITLPLIPVISFVQAGTLFKENNDDSKSLIGYDYIAAPQNASSDSFAIVIEGESMQSDNGMSFTTGSLVIFDPLIEATNGDFVLCRLPNSESAIFKQYIVDQGHEYLASLNNKYSTIPLEKGRFIIGVAIESRIDFSFTNGYANHKKLYDTSDGLPIEQLKNQKISENKNIFKRLDKIESMLEKLLTKNN; this is translated from the coding sequence ATGAATATAGATGATAATTTTAAAAATCGCATACAGCTAGTTAGGCAATCTTTAGGGCTTACTCAAGGTGATCTTGCTGATAAGGTAGGAGTAGTCCGTAGGCAAATAGCAGCCTATGAAGCTGGTGACTCAAAGCCAAGAATTAATGTACTAAACAATCTTGCCGCAACATTAGGAGCTACCGCCGAATGGTTAGCTCAAGGTATTGGCGAATCCCCTGAGATTGGGCGCGTTAGATCCACTATTACCTTGCCGTTAATACCTGTAATTTCATTTGTTCAAGCAGGAACTTTGTTTAAAGAAAATAATGACGATTCAAAAAGTCTCATTGGGTATGACTATATTGCAGCACCTCAAAATGCATCTAGTGATTCATTTGCCATAGTAATTGAAGGTGAATCAATGCAATCTGATAATGGTATGAGTTTTACTACTGGCAGTCTTGTTATTTTTGATCCGCTAATAGAGGCGACTAATGGTGATTTTGTGCTATGTAGGCTACCTAACAGCGAATCAGCAATATTCAAGCAGTATATTGTAGATCAAGGTCATGAATATTTAGCATCACTTAACAATAAATATTCCACAATACCTCTTGAGAAAGGTAGATTTATAATAGGTGTTGCCATTGAATCAAGAATAGATTTTTCATTTACTAATGGATACGCAAACCATAAAAAACTATACGACACTAGTGATGGCTTACCAATAGAACAACTAAAAAATCAAAAAATTAGTGAGAATAAAAATATTTTCAAAAGACTAGATAAAATTGAGTCCATGCTTGAAAAATTACTAACTAAAAACAATTAA
- a CDS encoding DUF6246 family protein, with the protein MTPILDIGEMVISTDKKDYLFRPSFINMTRIGEPKQIVNAYGQLNGTEVQELITRAVMSYSVIPDWLIKAISKPTYGRNILQTAMIVMQACCDNDCSEIIGEWKSGKRGIVYKNGKMPIADIIVIARELFTHGIIGKAKIRKLQRNEGKSEFSDKFMAIDYISSARAHFGMNRDEAEQLTMTEFQMMLRAKYPDEKGFTKEEYDNIMKQDDKRNDELISGKRRLVSRKRG; encoded by the coding sequence ATGACGCCTATTTTAGACATCGGTGAGATGGTTATCTCTACTGATAAAAAGGATTACTTATTTAGACCATCGTTCATCAATATGACAAGAATTGGTGAGCCTAAACAGATTGTGAACGCATACGGTCAATTAAATGGCACAGAGGTGCAAGAGTTAATTACACGCGCCGTAATGAGTTACAGTGTTATCCCCGATTGGTTAATAAAAGCGATTAGCAAGCCAACATACGGGCGCAATATTTTGCAAACTGCAATGATAGTAATGCAGGCGTGCTGTGATAATGATTGCTCTGAAATTATTGGTGAATGGAAATCAGGTAAGCGCGGTATCGTCTATAAAAACGGCAAGATGCCAATCGCTGACATTATCGTCATTGCCAGAGAATTATTCACTCATGGAATTATTGGTAAAGCTAAGATCCGCAAACTGCAACGTAACGAAGGCAAAAGCGAATTCTCTGATAAGTTCATGGCAATTGATTACATCAGTTCTGCCCGTGCTCATTTTGGAATGAATCGTGATGAAGCCGAACAGTTAACCATGACTGAATTTCAGATGATGCTCAGGGCTAAATACCCTGATGAGAAAGGATTTACTAAAGAAGAATATGACAACATCATGAAGCAAGATGATAAGCGCAATGATGAGCTGATCAGTGGTAAGCGTAGATTGGTTAGTAGGAAGAGAGGATAA
- a CDS encoding ORF6N domain-containing protein produces the protein MTNLANINDMSNSVKSIPAIMHNGIPVVTTELLAELYDTKSNNIKVNHSRNAGRFIEGKHYFKVIGNALKNLRVTLSNLQISPKARSLILWTERGAARHAKMLDTDKAWDVFELMEDHYFNKVKNEVVVSTRPITQREKDAHNINALFNHYDVFYSAWKSEIYPMLRQLESPLAGKLVDRFQDGYAFLMNLRRDINGRLQEGELPRICI, from the coding sequence ATGACTAATTTAGCAAATATTAATGATATGAGCAATTCAGTTAAATCCATCCCAGCAATTATGCATAACGGAATACCTGTTGTGACGACTGAACTATTAGCTGAGTTATATGATACTAAAAGTAACAACATAAAAGTAAACCACTCCCGTAATGCAGGTCGCTTTATTGAGGGTAAGCATTACTTCAAAGTCATTGGAAATGCTCTAAAAAATTTGCGAGTTACTTTAAGTAACCTACAAATTTCACCCAAAGCGAGAAGTTTAATTCTGTGGACAGAAAGAGGTGCGGCTCGTCACGCGAAAATGTTAGATACAGATAAGGCATGGGATGTGTTCGAGTTAATGGAAGATCACTATTTTAATAAAGTGAAAAATGAAGTTGTTGTTAGCACGCGTCCAATAACCCAAAGGGAAAAAGACGCTCACAACATTAATGCTCTATTTAATCATTACGATGTTTTTTATTCAGCATGGAAGTCAGAAATATATCCAATGCTAAGACAACTTGAATCACCACTTGCTGGAAAGTTGGTTGATCGATTTCAAGATGGTTATGCGTTTCTGATGAATTTAAGGAGAGATATTAACGGGAGATTACAAGAAGGTGAATTACCAAGAATATGCATATAA
- a CDS encoding major capsid protein encodes MSLHIFQKQVSLAATELVAQAVRQFNEASGGALVIGDGDHIGDYIEQTSWQLLGGLAQRRNAYGSGNLTPQELGQILDRMIKVDGRIGPVSVTPTMMKRLGKDVSEAAAVVAAQSAEAMLQDYLNTAGAALKAAISGNTTAVTVGGETPSLRGLNKATRPFGDAYSRIVAWLMDGATFNDFMDETLTNANNLFQIGNVAIKQDNLGRRFVISDIPALSDADKQHSLGLVTGAAAIQTSPLIMKAQDVLGQENIKALMQGEYDFTIGLRGYQWSKDSIKSPTNAQIETVANWKQIATDIKDTAGVMVSFGKNTSVGG; translated from the coding sequence ATGTCTTTACATATTTTTCAAAAACAAGTATCGCTAGCAGCAACAGAATTAGTTGCTCAAGCTGTCCGTCAGTTTAACGAAGCATCTGGCGGCGCTTTAGTTATCGGTGATGGTGATCATATCGGTGACTACATTGAGCAAACATCATGGCAGTTACTTGGCGGGCTGGCTCAGCGACGTAACGCTTATGGCTCAGGCAATCTAACGCCGCAAGAATTGGGTCAAATCCTTGACCGTATGATTAAGGTTGATGGTCGTATTGGTCCTGTATCTGTTACCCCAACGATGATGAAGCGACTAGGTAAAGATGTGTCAGAAGCGGCCGCGGTAGTTGCTGCTCAATCAGCAGAAGCCATGTTGCAAGATTACCTTAATACTGCTGGTGCAGCATTGAAAGCAGCTATTTCTGGTAATACAACGGCAGTTACTGTTGGCGGAGAAACGCCATCATTAAGAGGTTTGAATAAGGCCACACGTCCATTCGGCGATGCTTATTCACGCATTGTCGCTTGGTTAATGGATGGTGCAACGTTCAACGACTTTATGGATGAGACACTAACCAACGCGAATAACCTGTTCCAAATTGGTAACGTCGCCATTAAACAAGATAACCTTGGTCGTCGTTTTGTTATCTCTGATATTCCCGCTTTGTCAGATGCAGACAAACAGCATTCGTTAGGTTTGGTTACTGGCGCCGCAGCGATTCAAACATCGCCATTGATCATGAAGGCTCAGGATGTGTTAGGTCAAGAAAATATTAAGGCACTAATGCAAGGTGAGTATGACTTTACTATTGGTCTGCGTGGTTATCAGTGGAGTAAAGATAGTATCAAATCACCCACTAACGCACAGATTGAAACGGTAGCTAATTGGAAGCAGATTGCTACTGATATTAAAGATACCGCTGGCGTTATGGTTTCATTTGGCAAGAATACTAGTGTTGGAGGGTAA
- a CDS encoding DUF1799 domain-containing protein yields the protein MNTQWRVGMNGITGLDYTPLSQVMDLFDIKDRATVFSVLRIMEVKALEVMHKRSK from the coding sequence ATGAATACACAATGGCGTGTAGGTATGAATGGTATTACTGGGCTGGATTACACGCCGTTAAGCCAAGTGATGGACTTATTCGATATCAAAGACAGAGCGACCGTGTTTAGTGTTCTGCGGATTATGGAAGTTAAGGCGTTGGAGGTAATGCATAAGAGGTCAAAATAA
- a CDS encoding phage minor head protein, with protein MQPSIILDNALMIQVMLERLKSSTADTRDLVLDIRATVASALSTFSGDISSISKAKSIALALKKSLKPVLSSHSGKLLDEAISVAIVMADAEYRGFNSLLEGIKPANYEKVRKDVQNIPMNLTGWSGSLFLEKFIESWADTSIQQVENQALISLSSGGDVSDLQSTINGTSVEPLIIASSVVGRIARGFQMISRTSLQHAHSIGAMDFYKENPDLIKYEEFSAILDNKTSSVCRSLSGNRYPLGEGPKPPLHPNCRSRLLPVLDEKYINLITTDYVGNSEWGEESYYEWLYRQPANRQDIVLGKTRAQLFRDGGLPPDKFAKLQLDKYFKPITLKELQRIIPEAFNKAGIDLK; from the coding sequence ATGCAACCGAGCATCATCCTTGACAACGCATTAATGATACAGGTCATGCTGGAAAGGTTGAAGTCATCAACAGCAGATACTCGTGATTTAGTGTTGGATATTCGTGCCACTGTGGCATCTGCGCTGTCTACCTTCTCAGGTGATATTTCCTCTATAAGTAAAGCAAAATCAATCGCGCTTGCATTAAAAAAATCACTAAAGCCAGTTCTCTCTAGTCATTCTGGAAAATTGCTTGATGAAGCCATCAGTGTTGCCATTGTTATGGCAGATGCCGAATATCGAGGTTTTAACTCACTTCTAGAAGGTATTAAACCTGCCAATTATGAGAAAGTGCGTAAAGATGTACAAAACATTCCCATGAACCTGACGGGATGGAGTGGTTCGTTATTCCTAGAAAAGTTTATTGAATCTTGGGCTGATACATCCATTCAACAGGTAGAAAATCAGGCACTGATATCACTATCATCTGGTGGTGATGTGTCTGATCTGCAATCAACGATTAACGGGACGTCAGTTGAACCTCTAATCATCGCATCGTCGGTAGTCGGTAGGATTGCTAGGGGCTTTCAGATGATATCCAGAACCTCTTTACAGCATGCGCACAGTATAGGGGCAATGGATTTTTACAAAGAGAATCCTGATCTGATTAAGTATGAAGAGTTCAGCGCAATACTGGACAATAAAACATCATCAGTATGTAGATCATTATCCGGTAATCGCTATCCATTAGGAGAAGGCCCCAAACCTCCTCTTCATCCTAATTGCCGTAGTCGATTACTTCCAGTTTTAGATGAGAAATACATAAACTTAATTACAACAGATTATGTCGGTAATTCTGAATGGGGTGAAGAGTCTTATTACGAGTGGCTTTATCGCCAACCAGCGAACAGGCAGGACATTGTATTAGGTAAGACTAGGGCACAGTTGTTTCGTGATGGTGGATTACCACCTGATAAATTCGCAAAGTTACAGCTCGATAAATACTTTAAGCCAATAACGCTTAAGGAACTTCAACGGATCATACCTGAAGCTTTTAATAAAGCAGGTATCGACCTCAAATGA
- a CDS encoding lysozyme, protein MSLKQKIAALTTAGATAIALVVIAHFEGVRYEPYRDVAGVLTVCYGHTGKDIIQGKTYTQQECDALLQNDFIKTQQKVDALIKVPLDDYTKAALYSFAFNVGMTAFARSTLLKKLNADDRAGACEEIKRWVYAGGKVWRGLVSRREAESALCHGNL, encoded by the coding sequence ATGTCTCTCAAACAGAAAATAGCGGCGCTAACAACAGCAGGAGCCACAGCAATCGCATTAGTAGTGATAGCCCATTTTGAAGGTGTGCGTTATGAACCTTATCGTGATGTGGCAGGCGTTTTGACGGTTTGTTATGGGCATACAGGCAAAGACATTATTCAAGGTAAGACATATACACAACAAGAATGTGATGCGTTATTACAAAACGATTTTATTAAGACACAACAGAAAGTCGATGCATTAATCAAAGTACCACTCGATGACTACACCAAAGCCGCTTTATATTCCTTTGCTTTTAATGTAGGAATGACAGCATTTGCTCGCTCAACATTACTCAAGAAATTAAATGCGGATGATAGAGCGGGTGCCTGTGAAGAAATAAAACGTTGGGTATATGCGGGTGGAAAGGTTTGGCGAGGGCTTGTCAGTCGTCGAGAAGCGGAGTCAGCACTATGTCATGGAAACCTTTAA